A window of Thermodesulfobacteriota bacterium genomic DNA:
AACTTAATTACATCTGCAAGCTGGGAAAAACCGATTTAACGCAATTCATGTCTCTTCCGCAGGCCCGTGCAATTATTGACGAGACGGAAATGGTTTTCAACCGATTCGGCATGGATGGCCCGGTATATCCGTCCGATATGCAGGCGGCGCTAAGAATTCGCAAGCTGGCAAAGACCCACGGGATCGATTTACTTATTATCAAACAAAAACATCTGGGCAGTGACTGTCTGCCGGATCACATCACGGCCATGAGCGATTATATCAAATCGAAACAGGTGGTCATTCACACATCGGAGGAGGTCAAGGATGTGCGAGTCGACCATGAAAAGGTCAAGGGAGTCGTTACCAACCGCAAAACCTATGCCACCAACAATGTTATTCTGGCACCGGGCAGAGTGGGTGCAAGCTGGATCAGCGGTCTTGCCGAAAAACACGGAATCGGTTTGAAACAGCGTGGTATCGAAGTCGGTGTGCGGGTGGAGGTCCATAATGATATTATGCAAGATGTTTGTGACATCATTTACGATCCAACTTTTTTTATTCAGACCGCTAAATACGACGATCAAACCAGGACATTTTGTACCAATAAAGGCGGCTTTGTCACCCAGGAAAACTACAACAAGTTTGTTTGCGTCAACGGCCACGCCTATCACAACAAAAAGTCGGAAAACACCAATTTTGCCCTTTTGTCAAAGGTGGTGCTTACTGAACCGGTGACCGACAACCAGGCTTACGGCGAATCCATCGGCAGTCTGGCTTCATTAATCGGAGGTGGCAAACCGATTTTACAGCGGTTTGGTGATTTAAAACGCGGCAGGCGCAGTACCTGGAACCGGGTACACAAGGGTTACATTGAACCGAGTCTGAAGGGCGTGGTTTGCGGCGATATTGCCATGGGGCTGCCCGAACGGATTCTGACTAACATTATTGAAGGCCTGGAAAAGCTGAATCCCGTTATTCCAGGTGTTTCCAACGATGAAACCCTTTTGTATGCACCGGAAATCAAATTCTTTGCTACCCAGATTGAAACCAATGGAAACCTGGAAACCAAAATAAAGGGCATGTATGTGGCCGGAGACGGTCCCGGAGTAGCCGGAAACATCGTATCCGCCAGTGCCACCGGCCTGATTCCCGCCAAAGCGATCATCGCCGGCAGATAAATTTCCTCACCATACAGACGATACACCGATCATTTTCCCCAGCGTGGCTTTACAATTTTAAGTAATAGCGGTTCCAGGGGGTTGACATCTTTGAATTAAGTCACATAGTTAGTTGAGAGATCGGGGCGTTTTTCAATCTCTACTCAGTTCGTCCGGAGAAGCGCCCATTTGCCCGTATCCGCCTTAACAATCATTTCGGGAAACCGGCGTTCGGTCCGCCTAGGCGGACTGAGATTCAATTCGAACCAGCCCCAAGGGACAGAACCCCACGGCAGCGTTGGTCGTCTCTGCCGGTATGGATTTAACTGAGAAGATAGGGGGCGTGTACAGAGTGCCGGACTTATTTGTTAAGGCCGATACGGGCAAATGGGCGCTTCTCCGGACGAACCTCTATCAAACATTAAATCACAAACGGTTCACCAAACAGGCCATTGATAAGAAACTCCCCGATCAGTTAGTTAACAGTATACAATATAGGCATTCCATAACCAACAGAAACTATAATCATTTCGAGGAGAATTCATGAAGACCAAAAAACAAACCCATCAATTTAAAACCGAAGTTCAGCAGATGCTTAACCTTATTATCAATTCGTTATATTCTGATAAGGATATTTTTTTGCGCGAGTTGATCTCCAATGCTTCTGATGCAATTGACAAGATGAAGTTCAAGGCTCAAACCGACCCGGACATCCTGGGCGATGACGCGGAATTTAAGATCAAGCTGCGTCCAGACGGTATTGCGCAGACCTTTGAGATTTCGGATAACGGGATCGGCATGACCTATGAAGAAGTGATGGAAAATATAGGGACTATTGCCAAAAGCGGAACAGGCGATTTTTTAAAGGCTCTGGAACAGGCCCAGAGCAAGGATGCGCTCACACCGGAGTTGATCGGGCAATTCGGTGTCGGTTTTTACAGTGCTTTTATGGTGGCAGATAAAGTCACCATCATTACGCGGTCGGCTGAATCGGAAAGCGGAGTTCGCTGGGAGTCGACCGGCGACGGAGGCTTTACCGTTGAAGAGGTAAAGAAAGAAGCTCGCGGTACCACCGTTATCCTTGATTTAAAGAAAAAGAAAGATGATGAAACAGATTATACCGATCAATGGGTGGTGCGCAACATTGTCCGCCGGAATTCAGATTTTGTGGCCTATCCAATTGTCATGGATGTGGAAAAAGATGAGGACATTCCTGAAAAGGAACTCATAAAGGACAAAGATGGAAAGCCCGTGGGAAAAACCACCCGGAAAGTGATCCGCGAAGAAACATTAAACTCCATGAAGGCCATCTGGGCCCAGCCAAAAGATCAGGTGACAGACGAAGAGTATGAAGAGTTTTACAAGCATCTGTCACATGACTGGAATCCACCGTTAGAGCGGTTGCATTTAAAATTTGAAGGAACCACCGAGTACAATGCATTACTCTATATCCCTTCCAAGGCTCCCTTTGATTTGTTTCAGCTTGAGCGCAAGCACGGTATTCAGTTATACTGCAAGCGGGTCTTTATCATGGATGACTGCAAAGAGTTGATGCCGGAATATCTGCGTTTTGTTAAAGGGGTGGTGGATGCATCCGATTTAAACCTGAATGTGAGTCGTGAAATTCTACAGCAT
This region includes:
- the htpG gene encoding molecular chaperone HtpG, giving the protein MKTKKQTHQFKTEVQQMLNLIINSLYSDKDIFLRELISNASDAIDKMKFKAQTDPDILGDDAEFKIKLRPDGIAQTFEISDNGIGMTYEEVMENIGTIAKSGTGDFLKALEQAQSKDALTPELIGQFGVGFYSAFMVADKVTIITRSAESESGVRWESTGDGGFTVEEVKKEARGTTVILDLKKKKDDETDYTDQWVVRNIVRRNSDFVAYPIVMDVEKDEDIPEKELIKDKDGKPVGKTTRKVIREETLNSMKAIWAQPKDQVTDEEYEEFYKHLSHDWNPPLERLHLKFEGTTEYNALLYIPSKAPFDLFQLERKHGIQLYCKRVFIMDDCKELMPEYLRFVKGVVDASDLNLNVSREILQHDRLVVNIRNNLVKKVLELLAKMDAEKYDPFYNKFGSVIKEGIHTEPGRREKIAALARYKTTKSDGKWVSLDQYIKNMPPDQKEIYFITGDNTSTLANSPHLEKLKSKNYEVLLMSDPVDEWVVQSLTEYDGKPLKSAEKGDLDLEKIDDKQKEEFTSLFSFIKAQLESKIKEVKPSSRLKDSVACLSGEASDMSAYMEKILKSSGQKQPEVKRVLELNMNHPVMTKFKTLYETERNHSSLKDYSQLLYDIATISEGGKLENPSHFSKTVGELMVASLDSAGN
- a CDS encoding NAD(P)/FAD-dependent oxidoreductase yields the protein MKKPTSRSDKYDVIIVGGGPAGLFAAYYLCENSDCRVLLIEKGKVPGKRQCPISQTRHCIKCKPCNILSGIGGAGLFSDGKLNYICKLGKTDLTQFMSLPQARAIIDETEMVFNRFGMDGPVYPSDMQAALRIRKLAKTHGIDLLIIKQKHLGSDCLPDHITAMSDYIKSKQVVIHTSEEVKDVRVDHEKVKGVVTNRKTYATNNVILAPGRVGASWISGLAEKHGIGLKQRGIEVGVRVEVHNDIMQDVCDIIYDPTFFIQTAKYDDQTRTFCTNKGGFVTQENYNKFVCVNGHAYHNKKSENTNFALLSKVVLTEPVTDNQAYGESIGSLASLIGGGKPILQRFGDLKRGRRSTWNRVHKGYIEPSLKGVVCGDIAMGLPERILTNIIEGLEKLNPVIPGVSNDETLLYAPEIKFFATQIETNGNLETKIKGMYVAGDGPGVAGNIVSASATGLIPAKAIIAGR